In Candida orthopsilosis Co 90-125, chromosome 6 draft sequence, the following are encoded in one genomic region:
- a CDS encoding membrane transporter: MTTTSDDSSSKHSVVDSMDVHDTIEPYEIHAIHSQTSQTSQNSEQTSRLTRYRTGHSELSRIISGIRDDQQLDEQEDKRYRERGDAEYILAQELDRGISRNMSRPQSPDMEGQESLHENIIEEKLEGEAVVDDYPTDGNFAWVMSICAMLASFSTWGANAGYGVFLSYYLNSNTFPEATEYDFALIGGIVVFAANFLSPYSAILNKVLGLKWVFALGLVFQTLGWISASFATRVWHLYLSQGVSVGISFSFIFIPATLALPTWFVEKKATSMGICVAGAGLGGLIFSLSVNKVIQDTGDQRWALRMVGFVTLFAVVVVIVLMRPRKSLQMPPPMKQRLTRTYIKESFKVIFDIRVVKNYGIQIVAVWFAIALLGYTLMLFSISSYATSIGLSHQQGSSLTAIMNAAQVVGRPAMGLGADRIGRSNFTAVICLLISILLYAFWINAKTYGAMIAFSVIIGLIVGIGSSLAQPLAADVLEGQLEQLPAAWSSINIFVSFFCLVAEVIALALVVDGASDPYLHTQIFAGTCFFACFLVMLVLREHLVSKILRSRYGAAKAGLEQINGNVTKCGYLKDSDGKEVDEQEGEEEILLERVERYEHLLRRSVFAFFGRVVYPIKV; this comes from the coding sequence ATGACCACTACATCAGACGACAGCCTGTCCAAACACAGTGTGGTCGATTCAATGGATGTACATGATACGATAGAGCCATACGAGATCCACGCGATCCATTCACAAACTTCACAAACTTCACAAAATTCAGAACAAACATCACGCTTGACAAGGTACAGAACGGGCCATTCTGAATTATCACGTATAATCAGTGGTATACGAGATGATCAACAACTAGATGAGCAAGAAGACAAGAGATATAGAGAACGCGGTGATGCAGAATATATATTAGCTCAGGAACTAGATCGAGGGATTAGTCGAAATATGAGTCGACCTCAAAGCCCGGACATGGAGGGGCAAGAGTCTCTTCATGAGAatattattgaagaaaaattggaaggagaagctgttgttgatgactACCCTACCGATGGAAATTTTGCCTGGGTAATGTCAATTTGTGCTATGTTGGCTTCATTTTCTACATGGGGCGCCAATGCCGGATACGGTGTGTTTTTGAGTTACTACTTAAACTCAAATACATTTCCCGAAGCTACCGAGTATGATTTTGCATTGATTGGTGGTATTGTTGTGTTTGCGGCTAATTTCTTATCTCCATATAGTGCCATTTTAAACAAGGTGCTTGGATTGAAATGGGTATTTGCATTAGGtcttgtttttcaaactcttgGATGGATTTCTGCTTCTTTCGCAACCAGAGTTTGGCACTTATACTTATCTCAGGGTGTTTCGGTGGGTATTTCGTTCTCGTTTATCTTCATCCCAGCTACTTTGGCCTTACCTACGtggtttgttgaaaagaaagcCACGTCGATGGGAATTTGTGTTGCTGGTGCTGGATTAGGTGGATTGATTTTCTCTCTTAGTGTCAATAAAGTGATACAAGATACCGGTGATCAGAGATGGGCTTTAAGAATGGTTGGATTTGTCACTTTGTTTGCTGTGGTTGTCGTCATTGTCTTAATGAGACCTAGAAAATCATTGCAAATGCCACCACCAATGAAACAAAGATTGACTCGTACATACATCAAGGAAAGTTTTAAAGTCATATTTGATATTCGAGTGGTTAAGAATTATggtattcaaattgttgccGTTTGGTTTGCTATTGCTTTACTTGGGTATACATTGATGTTATTTTCTATATCTTCATATGCTACGTCAATTGGATTATCCCATCAGCAAGGATCATCATTGACTGCCATTATGAATGCAGCTCAAGTTGTTGGAAGACCAGCTATGGGTCTTGGTGCTGATCGAATTGGTCGATCAAATTTTACTGCCGTTATCTGTCTACTCATTTCTATTCTCTTGTATGCATTTTGGATCAATGCAAAGACTTATGGGGCAATGATTGCATTTTCAGTCATAATTGGTTTGATAGTTGGTATTGGATCCTCTTTGGCACAGCCGCTAGCTGCTGACGTTCTAGAAGGacaattggaacaattaCCAGCAGCTTGGTCATCCataaatatttttgtttccttTTTCTGTCTTGTCGCTGAAGTCATTGCATTAGCTTTAGTGGTTGATGGGGCCTCCGATCCTTACTTACATACACAAATCTTTGCTGGTACTTGTTTCTTTGCTTGTTTTTTGGTCATGTTAGTGTTAAGAGAACATTTGGTTAGTAAGATTTTACGATCTCGTTATGGCGCAGCAAAGGCTGGATTGGAACAGATTAATGGTAATGTGACGAAATGTGGGTATTTAAAAGATAGTGATGGGAAGgaagttgatgaacaagaaggtgaagaagaaatctTACTAGAAAGAGTTGAAAGGTACGAACATTTGTTGAGACGTTCAGTATTTGCATTCTTTGGTAGAGTTGTATATCCGATCAAAGtatga
- a CDS encoding Ddp1 protein (S. cerevisiae homolog DDP1 has role inositol phosphate dephosphorylation, diadenosine polyphosphate catabolic process), whose translation MTEYKNPNLPNKSSEARQGRENQRYNEETGARIVAGCICLNETKDKVIMISSSKHKERWIVPKGGNELDESELETAVRETWEEAGVEGIIVKKLPVVLDSRGQKAPVIRGDFDSNHIPKSEFHFFELQVDQLSTTWPEMKKRERRWCTYSEAKHELLKSKRPELVDALNSSSIQKDTDVKTVDEY comes from the coding sequence ATGACCGAGTACAAGAATCCCAATTTACCCAACAAGTCGTCTGAAGCAAGACAGGGTAGGGAAAACCAGAGATACAATGAAGAGACTGGAGCTAGAATTGTCGCAGGATGCATATGCTTAAACGAAACCAAAGACAAAGTGATTATGATctcatcttcaaaacaCAAAGAACGTTGGATAGTTCCCAAAGGGGgtaatgaattggatgagCTGGAATTGGAAACTGCAGTGAGAGAGACCTGGGAAGAGGCTGGCGTGGAAGGGATCATTGTGAAAAAGTTGCCCGTGGTGTTGGATTCGCGGGGTCAAAAGGCGCCAGTCATTAGAGGCGATTTTGACTCAAATCATATACCTAAAAGTGAATTCCATTTCTTTGAACTACAAGTTGACCAATTGAGTACAACGTGGCCTGAAATGAAGAAGCGTGAGAGAAGATGGTGTACTTATTCAGAGGCTAAACATGAATTGCTCAAACTGAAACGCCCTGAGCTTGTTGATGCATTGAATCTGAGCTCCATACAAAAGGATACGGATGTGAAGactgttgatgaatattgA
- a CDS encoding Get4 protein (S. cerevisiae homolog GET4 has role posttranslational protein targeting to membrane, protein insertion into ER membrane and localizes to cytoplasm) yields the protein MSDKLSKTIQRFQSKIDSGSFYEAHQTLRTITNRYVKAKQYPEARDLLYQGANILIRNKEYASASDLIIYLIQIYEEEGLKVTDKDAKLKLIELISNLPNNDPSLNDLAKTSVTWSQKSEGCKNFGDNELHHLFGSKLIQAAEEENIDHDQKVKLFAIAELHLVLGTFESVPVYVNFLVETAKANPDADSGALLARPVLNYAYLKNIKFVQETQSLFLKSINTESEAIGDIKYFENKPLLNFVQLLVEVLQKDPPTNSQKYRKLYDHYKPVLRDGELLAPVEYLGKLYFNLNIGNSNNQGGLMANLMSGLFK from the coding sequence ATGTCCGACAAGTTATCAAAAACCATTCAAAGGTTTCAATCCAAGATTGATTCTGGTTCCTTTTACGAAGCACACCAAACTTTGAGAACGATTACCAACAGATACGTTAAAGCTAAGCAATATCCAGAAGCGAGAGATCTCTTGTATCAAGGTGCCAATATTTTAATTCGAAACAAGGAATATGCATCTGCATCGGACTTGATTATCTATCTCATACAAATTTATGAAGAGGAAGGATTGAAGGTCACAGACAAAGATGCAAAACTTAAACTAATTGaattaatttcaaacttgcCAAACAATGATCCCCTGCTCAATGATTTAGCCAAGACTAGTGTAACGTGGTCACAAAAATCCGAAGGCTGCAAGAACTTTGGGGACAATGAATTACATCATTTGTTTGGGTCTAAACTCATACAAGCGGCGGAGGAGGAGAATATAGACCACGATCAAAAAGTTAAACTTTTTGCCATTGCTGAGTTGCACTTGGTTTTGGGTACGTTCGAATCGGTTCCGGTTTATGTCAACTTTTTGGTTGAAACTGCAAAAGCAAATCCAGATGCTGATTCAGGAGCACTTTTAGCTAGGCCGGTGTTGAATTACGCATACTTaaagaatatcaaatttgtaCAGGAAACACAGTCATTGTTTCTCAAGAGTATTAACACCGAGTCAGAAGCAATTGGAGAcataaaatattttgagaACAAACCGTTGCTCAATTTTGTTCAGTTATTGGTTGAGGTTTTACAAAAGGATCCACCGACAAACAGTCAAAAGTATAGAAAATTATACGATCACTACAAGCCAGTATTAAGAGATGGGGAGTTATTGGCGCCAGTAGAATACTTGGGTAAATTGTATTTCAACTTAAACATTGGtaattcaaacaatcaaGGGGGGTTAATGGCCAATCTCATGAGTGGGCTATTTAAATAG
- a CDS encoding 20S proteasome subunit (beta7), with the protein MNHDPYQWGRPSNETYGAYNYNIANANNEEFKDYNHHAHQFPKMNTQQPIITGTSVIASKFANGIIMAADHVGSYGSLLRFNNIERLIKVGSETVVGVSGDISDFQYIKRLLDELEIEEEVYDNDGGNYLKAPNVHEYLSRVMYNRRSKMDPLWNSIVVGGFDAERKPFLKYVDLLGVTYHASTIATGFGSHLAIPLLRNLIPEDKDYVKVNEDQAKKVIDDSMRVLFYRDARSGEVFSYVVIKLDEESGEVIFEFVNDAKVENQSWRFAKDIRGYASKQQ; encoded by the coding sequence ATGAATCACGATCCATATCAATGGGGTAGACCCTCGAACGAAACTTACGGCGCTTACAATTACAACATTGCAAACGCCAACAATGAAGAATTCAAAGATTACAACCACCATGCACATCAATTCCCCAAAATGAATACTCAACAACCTATAATCACAGGTACATCAGTTATAGCCTCCAAATTTGCCAATGGTATCATTATGGCTGCAGATCATGTAGGATCTTATGGCTCATTGTTGCGTTTCAACAACATAGAAAGGTTAATAAAAGTGGGACTGGAAACAGTTGTTGGAGTATCTGGTGATATTTCAGACTTTCAATATATAAAAAGACTCTTGGATGAgttggaaattgaagaagaagtgTATGATAATGATGGTGGTAATTACTTAAAAGCCCCAAATGTGCATGAATATTTATCAAGAGTTATGTACAATAGAAGGTCTAAAATGGATCCATTGTGGAAtagtattgttgttggtggatTTGATGCCGAAAGAaaaccatttttgaaatatgttGACTTGTTGGGAGTCACCTATCATGCATCGACAATTGCCACTGGGTTTGGATCGCATTTGGCTATCCCATTATTGAGGAATTTGATACCAGAAGATAAGGATTATGTCAAGGTCAATGAAGATCAAGCTAAGAAagtgattgatgattcaatgAGAGTTTTGTTCTATAGAGATGCAAGATCGGGAGAAGTGTTTTCGTATGTCGtgatcaaattggatgaagagTCGGGAGAAGttatatttgaatttgtgaATGATGCCAAGGTAGAGAACCAAAGTTGGAGATTTGCAAAGGACATCAGAGGGTATGCTAGTAAGCAACAATAG
- a CDS encoding Ret2 protein (protein that interacts with Crk1p in the two-hybrid system), with amino-acid sequence MYMSLDSETKHSLGWKVYNACSQSIPIWMQKELHCRVVNDFLPTQNLAFARLFIFSIDSNTSFFSTTLANEPTNNKGHHPTHISNSFPPMVVLAASICTRGGKPLLSRQFRDISKDRITALLANFPSLISNSSSQHTTVEDENVRYVYQPLEEFYIVLISNKTSNILQDIDTLHLFASAVSNLLRNVDEREIFDCAFDIIDAFDEIINMGYKENLTISQVQTFLEMHSHEEKIQEIIERNKEFEAAEERKRRAKEIQRRELANRNNDDFGQRFGGSGGASYSNLSQPTTQPVYQPPLPIETEKEPKSTFTSRPRGGGLQLGKKTNKPIAPVNEPLLSNQPAFSKPSSSATPQYQQSPAPASKTASPGPQAPKIPNNGILVTVNEKVNARLSREGSVVSSEVKGDLQLRINDQSLANAKILLKIGDKADKKQYKTHPNVDRNLFQNESILTVKDKSKTFPSNDQALGVLRWRYVGKQDDLTSIPVLITAWVNIDDNSTAQVTLEYELTSDFTSSHPNETFKVENVKVLIPIVSHDVVLQEGNDAISYDILDQTGIVFNIGSIVLDDPQGSFEFAVPVEGGDEESLFPLEVQFDINNVDLVESDISLGGVSIIDVVSNDEDEKSLPFDLHANVISESYIIE; translated from the coding sequence ATGTATATGTCTTTGGACTCCGAAACAAAACATTCCTTAGGGTGGAAGGTGTACAACGCATGCCTgcaatcaattccaatttggaTGCAAAAAGAACTACATTGTCGTGTCGTGAATGACTTTTTACCGACACAAAATTTAGCATTTGCACGacttttcattttttcGATCGATTCAAACACGTCgtttttttcaacaacacttGCAAACGAaccaaccaacaacaaaggaCATCACCCAACACATATATCCAATTCCTTTCCGCCAATGGTCGTTTTAGCAGCTTCAATCTGTACCCGTGGTGGTAAACCATTATTATCAAGACAATTCAGAGACATTTCCAAAGACAGAATTACTGCCCTTTTGGCTAATTTCCCAAGTttgatttccaattcatcaagtcaACATACCACCGTTGAAGATGAGAATGTCAGATATGTTTATCAACCATTGGAAGAGTTCTACATTGTTTTAATCTCAAACAAGACTTCCAACATATTGCAAGATATTGATACTTTACATCTTTTCGCCTCAGCTGTCAGTAACTTGTTACGAAATGTTGATGAACgagaaatttttgattgtgCGTTCGATATAATTGatgcatttgatgaaattattaATATGGGATATAAAGAGAACTTAACTATTAGTCAAGTTCAGACATTTTTGGAAATGCATTCTCATGAAGAGAAAATCCaagaaattattgaaagaaataaagaatttgaagcTGCTGAAgagaggaaaagaagagctAAGGAGATTCAAAGAAGAGAATTGGCTAATAGAAACAACGATGATTTTGGTCAAAGATTTGGTGGTTCCGGTGGTGCCTCGTATTCGAACTTGAGTCAACCTACTACACAACCAGTTTATCAACCTCCTTTACCTATCGAAACAGAAAAAGAACCCAAATCTACGTTCACCTCAAGACCAAGAGGTGGTGGACTACAATTGGGtaaaaaaacaaataagCCAATTGCACCAGTTAATGAACCATTATTGAGTAATCAACCCGCCTTCAGCAAGCCATCCTCATCGGCAACTccacaatatcaacaatcaccTGCACCGGCATCCAAAACAGCTTCTCCTGGACCACAAGCTCCAAAAATACCCAACAATGGTATACTTGTTACTGTTAATGAAAAAGTCAATGCTCGTTTATCTCGTGAAGGATCAGTTGTATCCTCCGAAGTCAAAGGTGATTTACAATTGAGAATCAATGACCAATCATTAGCCAATGCaaagatattgttgaagatcGGTGATAAAGCCGACAAGAAACAATACAAGACCCACCCAAATGTTGATCGTaacttgtttcaaaatgaaagtATATTGACCGTGAAGGATAAATCCAAAACATTCCCATCGAATGATCAAGCTTTGGGTGTTTTGAGATGGAGATATGTTGGTAAACAAGATGATTTGACTTCAATTCCGGTGTTGATTACCGCTTGGGTCAATATCGATGATAACTCTACTGCTCAAGTTACGCTAGAGTATGAATTAACGTCTGATTTCACTTCATCACATCCAAATGAAACTTTTAAAGTTGAGAATGTTAAAGTATTGATTCCAATTGTAAGTCACGATGTTGTTTTACAAGAAGGTAACGATGCTATATCTTATGACATTTTGGATCAGACTGGAATTGTATTCAACATCGgttcaattgttcttgaTGACCCACAAGgttcatttgaatttgctGTACCCGTTGAAGGTGGCGACGAAGAATCGTTGTTCCCCTTGGAAGTACAatttgatatcaacaatgttgatttggttgaaagTGACATTTCATTGGGCGGTGTATCTATAATTGACGTGGTTTCAAATGACGAGGATGAGAAATCGTTGCCGTTTGATTTACATGCCAATGTCATTTCAGAAAGTTATATAATAGAATAA
- a CDS encoding Rps5 ribosomal protein S5, whose product MSDVEEQFEVEEQQPVVQEELTIVNLATPIPLDVQEAQREVKLFNKWSFQDVEVKDVSLVDYIQIGQPVFVPHTAGKYATKRFRKAQCPIVERLTNSLMMNGRNNGKKLKAVRIVQHALEIIHVLTEQNPIQVVVDAIINSGAREDSTRIGSSGTVRRQAVDVSPLRRVNQAIALITIGAREASFRNIKTIAECLAEELINAAKGSSTSYAIKKKDELERVAKSNR is encoded by the coding sequence ATGTCTGACGTCGaagaacaatttgaagttgaagaacaacaaccagTTGTCCAAGAAGAATTAACCATTGTCAACTTGGCTACCCCTATCCCACTTGATGTTCAAGAAGCTCAACGTGAAGTTaaattattcaacaaatggtCATTCcaagatgttgaagttaAAGACGTCTCATTAGTTGAttacattcaaattggtcaaCCAGTCTTTGTTCCACATACTGCTGGTAAATACGCCACCAAGAGATTTAGAAAGGCTCAATgtccaattgttgaaagattaACCAACtctttgatgatgaatggTAGAAACAATGgtaagaaattgaaggCTGTTAGAATCGTTCAGCATGCTTTGGAAATCATTCACGTTTTGACTGAACAAAACCCAATccaagttgttgttgatgctaTCATCAACTCTGGTGCCAGAGAAGACTCCACTAGAATCGGTTCTTCAGGTACTGTTAGAAGACAAGCTGTTGATGTTTCACCATTGAGAAGAGTCAACCAAGCTATTGCTTTGATCACTATTGGTGCCAGAGAAGCTTCATTCAGAAACATCAAGACTATTGCTGAATGTTTGGctgaagaattgatcaatgcTGCTAAAGGTTCTTCTACTTCTTATGCCATCAAGAAGAaggatgaattggaaagaGTTGCTAAATCTAACCGTTAA
- a CDS encoding Fav2 adhesin-like protein has translation MPTTSLPSSILLDKSATTEISTVTPSLSNLHLATSIHNYANGGGSVQTVGVSSSTSSSSPDSSDSGSSSSSVTGLIYASESSDLAGATGSFAASSDVKTLSISSSSTSTNGGSKSTGGSLDSSSSTASASSENGASGFVGSVKSSKYLLVFSLFTVASMVVSL, from the coding sequence ATGCCTACTACTTCATTACCTTCCAGCATATTGCTTGATAAATCAGCAACTACTGAGATTTCCACAGTAACGCCTTCATTGTCCAATCTACATTTAGCCACAAGCATACACAATTATGCCAATGGAGGAGGCTCAGTACAAACAGTGGGCgtctcatcatcaacatcgtcatcatcacccGATTCATCTGACTCGGggtcatcttcatcatcagtcaCTGGATTAATTTATGCTAGTGAATCGTCGGATTTAGCTGGTGCTACAGGATCATTTGCTGCTAGTTCCGATGTAAAGACATTAAGcatatcatcatcatcaactagTACTAATGGTGGTTCAAAGTCAACTGGTGGTTCTCTTGATCTGTCTTCGAGTACTGCTTCTGCTTCTTCTGAAAATGGAGCTAGTGGATTTGTTGGTTCAGTAAAGAGTAGCAAATACTTGCTTGTGTTTTCATTGTTTACTGTTGCTTCGATGGTTGTTTCACTTTGA
- a CDS encoding Pde1 cyclic nucleotide phosphodiesterase (PDEase), low affinity, which produces MSFEITFLGASGGPLEGNTCSLLLKSTEISYPELLELETDVDSNPHTYKSNTEELLCIDAGSGMGKLTEIIYQESKFHKSACNLLNYYFDSEPIDYYYHKGVKRIEPFVNFNEYNTITYAKLLFNKLNNFLITHPHLDHVSSLVINSAGFTANNPPKQVFGSKYTIRSLQQHYFNGIVWPNMPSFDILELTQLEFEGAYKIGDYTVRMFPLSHGELNMIESKKAGRHSSITTIPAGVNETHYTKSPTDRRSSDPDVHHYQSTSFLISRNDAYLLVFGDFESDMVSKLQRNQNIWKHVAPIVLQRKLKGVVLECSNARETDPNKLYGHLTPKHVIYELNQLEQECKKLGGGGSSLKGLNVIINHVKEPILSNIRDVTDPRKRILTDLNRYNEEEGLGCHISIALSGTTIVL; this is translated from the coding sequence ATGTCATTTGAAATAACGTTCTTGGGCGCCAGTGGCGGTCCACTAGAAGGAAACACATGCTCACTACTACTTAAATCAACTGAGATTAGCTATCCAGAGTTATTAGAGTTGGAAACTGATGTAGACAGCAATCCACATACGTACAAGTCTAACACTGAAGAATTATTATGTATTGATGCCGGATCAGGTATGGGCAAACTCACGGAGATTATATACCAGGAGAGCAAGTTTCATAAATCGGCATGCAACTTGTTGAACTATTATTTCGATTCTGAACCGATTGACTACTATTACCACAAAGGTGTAAAACGTATTGAGCcctttgtcaatttcaacgAATACAATACCATCACGTATGCTAAGCTATTGTTTAAcaagttgaacaatttcCTAATAACGCATCCTCATTTGGATCACGTTTCTTCGTTGGTTATCAATTCTGCTGGCTTTACAGCAAATAATCCACCCAAGCAAGTTTTTGGATCGAAATACACAATCAGATCGCTTCAGCAACATTACTTCAATGGGATAGTGTGGCCGAATATGCCGAGTTTTGATATTCTTGAGTTGACGCAGTTGGAGTTTGAAGGGGCGTATAAAATTGGGGATTACACTGTTCGAATGTTTCCATTAAGTCATGGTGAGTTAAACATGATTGAAAGTAAGAAAGCAGGGAGACACTCAAGTATTACCACGATCCCTGCAGGTGTTAACGAAACACATTATACAAAGTCACCAACTGATCGAAGAAGTTCTGATCCTGATGTGCATCATTACCAATCGACGTCATTCTTGATCTCAAGAAACGATGCGTATTTACTTGTATTTGGCGATTTTGAAAGTGACATGGTTAGTAAACTTCAACGGAATCAAAACATTTGGAAACACGTAGCACCAATAGTATTGCAGCGTAAATTGAAAGGTGTGGTTTTAGAATGTTCAAATGCTCGAGAAACTGATCCAAATAAATTGTATGGTCATTTGACTCCAAAACATGTGATTTATGAACTTAACCAGTTGGAGCAGGAATGTAAGAAGCTAGGAGGTGGTGGCCTGTCATTGAAGGGGCTCAACGTTATAATTAATCATGTTAAAGAGCCAATACTATCCAATATTCGTGATGTTACTGATCCACGAAAACGCATATTAACGGATTTAAATAGGTAcaacgaagaagaaggtttAGGGTGTCATATATCAATCGCATTAAGTGGAACTACTATAGTGTTGTAA
- a CDS encoding Tna1 nicotinic acid transporter, with translation MSEVEKSLETIKDPELLGSDESILNDSQSQVSEVDADAETARLAEELGINHKKLMWKIDICVVPPFCLLYFFSFLDRVNISNANVYGLSEELKLTGNQYNTALTLFFVPYIFFEVLGNYCIKFVKPHIWLSGSVFLFGAITVGMGFAKNFGALAATRFLLGMVESVLFCGIFYLLSTYYSKPEAQRRFSAFFSCTALSGAASGAIAYRVNEIDGLHGISSWRWIFILEGCATVIGSFVLYFIIADFPEESRFLNEKERKFIKQKLEWYSGTSSAYEIKNTWRDVIKCLKDWLIWLPSLSYFGLIIPSYGYAYFAATIINQMGYTAVSAQQHSVYPWVCAFGVINIVAFASDYCKKRLPFLIGAMIIAIVGLAMILGATDKPHVRYGGCFLAASGLYTAMPLIVCWAALNNGSHLRKSVGTAWQIGFGNIGGIIATFIFLAKDAPVYKPGLSTCLAAVCFAMVTAIAYFFYCMHMNKIKQTDAYKQKFNGLPEREQINLGDRNPRFVYLY, from the coding sequence ATGTCAGAAGTTGAAAAGAGTCTCGAAACGATAAAAGATCCAGAATTACTTGGTTCAGATGAGTCGATCTTGAATGATTCTCAATCACAGGTTTCCGAAGTTGATGCAGATGCTGAAACAGCAAGATTGGCTGAAGAATTAGGTATAAATCACAAGAAACTAATGTGGAAGATTGATATTTGTGTTGTTCCTCCATTTTGTCTCCTATactttttttcatttttggatAGAGTCAATATCTCCAATGCTAATGTCTATGGTTTAAGtgaagagttgaaattgacagGTAACCAATATAATACAGCTTTGACATTATTCTTTGTTCCTTACATATTTTTTGAAGTACTTGGAAACTACTGcatcaaatttgttaaGCCACATATATGGTTATCAGGATCTGTGTTTTTATTTGGAGCTATAACTGTTGGAATGGGGTTTGCCAAGAATTTCGGTGCTTTGGCAGCAACCAGATTCCTTTTGGGAATGGTGGAGTCAGTGTTATTCTGTGGTATCTTTTACTTGTTATCAACTTATTATTCGAAACCAGAGGCACAAAGGCGATTCTCGGCTTTCTTTTCCTGTACGGCTTTATCTGGTGCAGCATCAGGTGCTATTGCTTATAGAGTAAATGAAATAGACGGGTTACACGGAATAAGCTCGTGGAGATGGATTTTTATTTTGGAAGGTTGTGCTACTGTTATTGgaagttttgttttgtatttcaTCATTGCTGATTTCCCTGAAGAGTCAAGGTTCTTGAACGAAAAAGAACGTAAATTTATTAAACAAAAGTTGGAATGGTATTCAGGAACAAGTTCTGCAtatgaaatcaaaaacacGTGGAGAGATGTCATTAAATGTCTCAAAGattggttgatttggttgCCATCGTTATCGTATTTCGGATTAATCATTCCATCCTATGGTTATGCTTATTTTGCCGCTACTATTATCAACCAAATGGGATACACTGCTGTTTCAGCACAACAACACTCAGTTTACCCTTGGGTTTGTGCATTTGGTGTGATTAACATTGTCGCATTTGCATCTGACTATTGCAAAAAAAGATTACCATTTCTTATTGGTGCCATGATCATAGCTATTGTCGGATTAGCTATGATTTTAGGAGCTACCGATAAACCACATGTAAGATATGGTGGATGTTTCTTAGCAGCGAGTGGTTTATACACTGCCATGCCTTTAATTGTCTGCTGGGCGGCATTAAACAACGGATCGCACCTTCGAAAATCTGTTGGAACAGCTTGGcaaattggatttggaaaCATTGGTGGTATTATTGCAACATTTATCTTTTTAGCTAAAGATGCACCTGTTTATAAACCAGGATTGAGCACATGTCTTGCTGCTGTTTGTTTTGCCATGGTAACAGCAATTGCATACTTTTTCTACTGCATGCATatgaacaaaatcaagCAAACAGATGCTTATaaacaaaagtttaatGGATTGCCCGAACGTGAACAAATAAATCTTGGTGATAGGAATCCAAGGTTTGTTTACTTGTATTAA